A portion of the Podospora pseudoanserina strain CBS 124.78 chromosome 2, whole genome shotgun sequence genome contains these proteins:
- a CDS encoding hypothetical protein (EggNog:ENOG503P2ET; COG:S) — MGSPVSIGDIIAMSKISWKIAQAFTNGRKSAPIEFREVENQLYSLSSALSAFKDACGDDIAAVSIESSSLPNRFQDKEQHEGLQSVDWLLNSCNETLRHLEKLIDKYSALATGSGRDNPEPRFRRWSDTLLRNYKKIAWTTEAGDIATLRSQLLVHTNSLHLVLGTIVKIEGSLATNTQMLTEIHSWWTQNLKDATTSTAESQSLSNSSSKTIGSIKFQVSLAVDNAQKLICPRSYYQEDLNHWTSQLLLCGCDNAADHPKLRDIGLSPITFPFKHGGKNRSWVLYKVLERSTNRLVSVNISDVAVEHIREFQESFIDRLAEATARSMLQQGMSNMLAHPVPDNTGIRTLYTQSDTKNLYKLMADITFGVGHRSLVKNGISGISLLQYRSLGKSNEGQGEEYAELLVYYNKSEDITKSILKLRHDTVMKLIEGDARIVLDEIDCYGFVDDNQVNKLTRAEVSFQMISFEAAKALYQNIEDMRRELFIQSLSSPRRDEIVALRLQVAQVQTEVVLIQNAELLITRDREGKQRLIIVSENKCTILNQALPDDCFTAVRKSPNFSAPTWLVQMKSDGNQQVFHYPKGFRMLRFHDNNATRMFQLGREALSRSEGKANLPIRNRPDESGGQIELDRSV; from the exons ATGGGGTCGCCAGTTTCAATTGGCGATATCATCGCCATGTCCAAGATCTCTTGGAAGATTGCCCAAGCCTTCACCAACGGACGCAAGTCTGCGCCCATCGAATTTCGCGAGGTTGAGAACCAGCTCTACTCCCTCAGCTCGGCCCTATCAGCTTTCAAAGATGCATGTGGTGATGACATCGCTGCAGTCTCCATCGAGTCTTCGTCACTTCCCAACCGATTTCAAGACAAAGAACAACACGAAGGTCTGCAGAGTGTGGATTGGCTGCTGAACAGCTGCAATGAGACGCTGAGGcatctcgagaagctcatcgaCAAGTACAGTGCTCTTGCAACCGGCTCAGGTCGAGACAATCCAGAGCCACGCTTTCGACGGTGGAGTGACACCTTGCTCAGGAACTACAAGAAAATTGCTTGGACAACCGAGGCCGGCGACATTGCAACCCTACGAAGTCAGCTCCTGGTCCATACCAACAGCTTGCACTTGGTTTTGGGGACCATCGTAAA AATTGAGGGAAGTCTCGCAACAAACACACAGATGCTCACAGAAATTCATTCTTGGTGGACCCAAAATCTCAAAGATGCCACCACTTCTACCGCCGAGAGCCAGTCCCTATCGAACAGTTCATCAAAGACCATCGGCTCAATTAAATTTCAGGTATCGCTTGCTGTGGATAACGCACAAAAGCTCATCTGTCCTCGATCATATTACCAGGAGGACTTAAACCATTGGACATCTCAACTGTTATTGTGTGGCTGTGATAACGCTGCCGACCACCCCAAGCTCAGAGACATTGGACTGTCACCCATAACTTTCCCCTTTAAACATGGTGGGAAGAATAGGTCATGGGTGCTCTACAAAGTTTTGGAAAGGTCGACGAACCGTCTGGTATCTGTAAATATCAGTGATGTTGCAGTTGAAC ATATCCGCGAGTTTCAAGAATCATTCATCGATCGTCTTGCTGAAGCCACTGCGAGATCAATGCTGCAGCAAGGCATGAGCAATATGCTTGCTCACCCAGTACCTGATAACACAGGGATTCGGACTTTGTACACGCAAAG TGATACAAAGAATCTCTATAAACTGATGGCCGATATTACCTTTGGCGTCGGCCACAGATCCTTGGTCAAGAATGGGATCAGTGGGATTTCGCTCTTGCAATATCGAAGCCTTGGTAAAAGCAACGAAGGCCAAGGGGAGGAATATGCAGAGCTGCTGGTCTACTACAACAAAAGTGAAGATATCACGAAAAGCATTCTCAAAC TACGTCATGACACGGTAATGAAATTGATCGAAGGAGATGCAAGGATTGTGTTGGACGAAATTGACTGCTATGgctttgttgatgacaaCCAGGTCAACAAGCTGACCAGAGCAGAGGTTTCATTCCAAATGATTTCCTTCGAAG CTGCCAAAGCACTCTACCAGAATATCGAAGACATGAGAAGGGAGCTATTTATCCAGTCTCTAAGCTCCCCTAGGCGAGACGAGATTGTAGCACTACGGCT CCAAGTTGCGCAGGTCCAGACTGAAGTGGTCTTGATACAGAACGCAGAGCTCTTGATCACCCGAGATAGAGAGGGGAAACAGAGGCTGATTATTGTCAGCGAGAATAAGTGCACAATACTCAACCAAGCCC TACCTGATGATTGCTTCACCGCGGTTCGGAAAAGTCCCAATTTCAGCGCCCCAACATGGCTTGTTCAGATGAAAAGTGATGGAAATCAACAAGTATTTCACTACCCGAAGGGATTTCGAATGCTCAGGTTTCATGACAATAATG CTACAAGAATGTTTCAACTGGGGCGCGAGGCACTCTCTCGGAGCGAGGGAAAAGCGAATTTACCC